In Gordonia iterans, the following proteins share a genomic window:
- a CDS encoding Na(+)/H(+) antiporter subunit C has product MTVNLGLLVVAGVLAASGVYLLMERSLVRMLLGLLLVGNSINVLIITLAGGPGNPPIRGAESVDASTDADPLAQAMILTAIVITMGVAAFVLALTYRLFVINRKDDDLEDDSEDVKIVKGSLKNFPDRDRSDDPETGADTVAGDLFDDRGNPLTPEEYAQRHRDVIETDLMPEDAAVIDRLPEFSPDEMPDEDDDEDDAEGEPPQEAQAEITPAEVQPDPSTPLRTGPSTPLSTRGDAHDIAPDGSPRPDDVDQNDEKGDRP; this is encoded by the coding sequence ATGACCGTGAACCTCGGCCTGCTGGTAGTCGCCGGCGTCCTGGCCGCGTCCGGCGTCTACCTGCTGATGGAACGCAGCCTGGTCCGCATGCTGCTGGGACTGCTGCTGGTGGGCAACAGCATCAACGTCTTGATCATCACGCTCGCCGGCGGACCCGGCAATCCGCCGATCCGGGGGGCCGAATCGGTGGACGCGTCCACCGACGCCGACCCGCTCGCCCAGGCGATGATCCTGACCGCGATCGTCATCACGATGGGCGTGGCCGCGTTCGTGCTCGCTCTGACCTACCGACTGTTCGTCATCAACCGGAAGGACGACGATCTGGAAGACGACTCCGAGGATGTCAAGATCGTCAAGGGCTCGCTCAAGAACTTCCCGGACCGCGACCGCAGCGACGACCCGGAGACGGGCGCGGACACCGTCGCCGGCGACCTGTTCGACGATCGCGGCAACCCGCTGACGCCCGAGGAGTACGCGCAGCGTCACCGCGACGTGATCGAGACGGATCTGATGCCCGAGGACGCCGCGGTGATCGACCGTCTTCCGGAGTTCAGCCCGGACGAGATGCCCGACGAGGACGACGACGAGGACGACGCCGAGGGCGAACCGCCGCAGGAGGCCCAGGCGGAGATCACGCCCGCCGAAGTCCAGCCTGACCCTTCGACTCCGCTCAGGACAGGCCCTTCGACTCCGCTCAGCACACGCGGCGACGCCCACGACATCGCGCCGGACGGCAGCCCGCGGCCCGACGACGTCGACCAGAACGACGAGAAGGGGGACCGGCCGTGA